The nucleotide sequence GCTGGCGGGGGGCAGCATCGACGGCACCAATGACGGCAACGCACGCAGGCCGTGGAAGGACCTGCCCCGCTGCCAGTCGTGCCACACGGGAGACGCCCTCGGCTACCTTGCCGGGTCCGCCCTGGCGGCCGATCCCGACTGGCCCTTCAGGCTGCGCCAGGCCTACAGGACGGGAGACGCCGCCGCTTCCCCGCTCCTGGCGGCCAACAAGCGTTTTGCCGAGAACACGAACGCCCTGTACCGCGCGAGCAAGGGGCACGGGGGGATCCTGTGCGAAGGGTGCCACGGCAGCACCCATGCCGTCTGGCCCAACGCCTCGGCGGCCGCGAACGACAACCTGGCCGCCGAGATGCTGCAGGGGCATGCGGGCCCGGTCATCGAATGCACCACCTGTCATGCGCCCTCGAGCCTGGCGCGCACGACCAGCGGTCCCCACGGCCTTCACAACGTCAACGACTCCCGGTGGTACGACGAAGGGCACGAGGAGTTCTACGAGAACAACAAGAACGGGTGCAAGGCGTGTCACGGGGCGAACCTGACCGGGACGCCGCTCGCCCGGGTGCCGGTCGCCCGGGCATTCAGCGTGGAGGGAAAAACGTTCAGTTACGCCCGGGGAGACATGGTGCGCTGCGACCGCTGCCACGGCATGCCCGATCTCTGATCCCCGCGGCGGCCGGGAATGGGAAGGCTATGAGATTTCCTCACGCTTCGCACGCGGTCCTGCTGCTGGCGGGACTGGCCGGCGCCTGGCTGGTCTTCCGACTGCCGGCGCACCCGACGATTACGGAGGCGGCGGGGACCGTTGTGTCGATCGGAGAGACGGCCGGTCAAACGGCGCCGTCCCTGGCACCTCCCTCCGCTTCCGCGGCCGGCCTCCGTGAGGGGTGGAACACGCGTGCCGCGGTCCGGTACCTGCTCGGGAGCCTCCAGAGGGGGGAGCGGTTCCGAGCCTATCGGCTGGCCGGGATCATCGCGGATCCTTCGGCCCAGGGCGCCAGCCGCGCCGTCATCGAAGACCTGGAAGCGGGGACCACCCGCGCCTACGCCGTCCCCGACCCCCTTCCCGATGGTTCCCGCCTGGCCGCTATCAGGAGCAACTATGTCGTCCTGGAAAAGAACGGCGTCAGGAAACGGTTGCGGCTCCATTCCCGCCGCGGTGCCCGGAACGGCCCGGATGCCCCGGAGGCCACCGGGGCGGAGGGGTACAGAAAGATCGGCGAACGCGAGTTCGACCTGAATCCGTACCGGGTGTTCGGGGGCGACCCCGACCGGGTCCTCGATTTCTCGCTGAAGGCGGCGCTCCGCGGGGACTCCATGGAAGGGGTGCGGATCTCCGGACTCGATCCCGCCGGTCCGGCCCATCGCCTCGGATTGAGGGAGGGGGACGTGCTGCTGGCAGTCAACGGCAGGCCGGTCGACAGTCTCCTCGACGGCGTCCGGGCCTGCCTCGACGCGCACGGGTCCGACGACGTCGAGATCAGGCTCCGCCGCGCGGGGCGGCCCGTCACCCTGACCTACCATCTCTTCTGGCAGGGCCGCGGCTCGTGGACTGCAGCCACCGTGCTCCGATCGCGCGCCGTCGCCTCCCTTCTCGACGACGCCTCCGTTCTGCACCTTTTCTAGAACGGTTGGTCTCGCGGGGCGCGCTGGAGGCTGCTCCAGCACAGCCAAACGCGCGTCCCCCTGGCTCATCCCTGCCACGCGGGCGTTCCATCGCTTCCGACGCCACGGAAAGTTCTCCATGGCATGATTTTAAATGCCCTGGTATGATAAAGCATGAAAGGAACCACTATGAAAACAGCACCCTTTGCCACCAAACTACCAGCGGACCTGATTGCCGAGCTCGATGATGTCTGCAAGGCCCTCGGGCTGAAAAAGAACTTTGTCCTCGAAGCCGCCTTGAGGGAAAAACTCGAGGACCTGGTGGATGCCGCCGACCTTCAGCATGCCATCAGGGAAGCCACAGGCTTCCATGCGTGGGAAGACATCAAGCGTGAGGATCGCCTGACAAGGGGCAAAATTGCCATATAAGCTCGAGCTGGAAACCCATGCGCGCCGTGAATACCGCGATTTGCCGATGCACGTGCGCGAACAGATCGCTGATGTCCCGGACGATCTGCAGAGGAATCCGCGTCCGCCGGGAGGCAAAAAACTGGTGGGGACAACAGGCTATCGCGTCAGAATGGGAGATTACCGCATTCTCTATACAATTGACGATGCATCATCGGTGGTGCGCGTGTACCGGATCGGGCACCGTCGTGAGATCTACCGCTGAGACCGGTCCCGGCCCGTGTCGTTCAGGAGACCGGCAGAGCCGGGACGTCCCCAGATTTCGTCACCGCAGGGGGGAGCGACCCGTAGCCGGGGGGCTTTTGTCTTTTTCCGGCGAGGCCTGACGTCAGGCTGCTTCTCTCGGCTTGTAATGCAGAACCAACAGCTGGTCTTCTTTCAGCGCCAGACTGGCATAGGCGCGGCCGTCATTATCCGCAAACTCCACCTCAAACACATCCTGCCCCAGCAGCTCGACAACCGTTCCCACTTGTCCACGGCGAAGTTTCCGGGCAGGCAGCTCGTCCGTCAATGCCACAACATCAAGAAGCTTGATGCTTTCGCTCATTTCATCTTCCTCTACAATACATAGCAACTCGTCAATCGGGGAAAATCCTCTCCCCGGCGAACGATCCAACTGCTTCGGACCACCGCCTGTCCCGATGGCCCGGTTATGCTGAAGTCTACCACATACCGTCTACCATACTCATCGTGCTCTTCCGGCATTGCATCATTGTTTACTGCCGCCGCCCGCAGCGCACGCTGAAGATCCTGGACATGTTCAAGCGTGATCCCCAGTGATGACTTGAAGACCCGAGCCTTGTGGCACCCACGACGATGCTCGGGATTCAGGCAGTAATCCTGCAGCTTCTTTCCATCAACGACAGCCCGTTCTCCATTCGGCAGTTTCACCGTGTCGCTCTCCCTTGGGCATTGTAACACGACCCCATTTCTTTTCCGGCTCCTCGACAAGCTTTCGTTCAGGTCGTGCCGGGTGCGTGGCCGTGTAGATCAACTTCAGCTTTTGGTTTTCAAGCGTTCGGCCGTGGCGGCTTTTGGGTGTTCGCTAACAGAATTTGTGAGTTTCCCAATATCCCTATTCGAAATCCGATTTGTGCTGCTTGGATTCACGCCCTCTGGACGCGCAAGAGTTCCGGTGGTTTAATGGTACGGGAACCCGGATTCTGGGGGAATTCGCGGCTGGAGCCGCAATACCTGCAAGCGGGCAATAGATGGCCGGGGGTCGCGTGGGGGATCTATCGGAATTTCACATATACCGGCTAATGCTTCCCATCGCATCTTCTATTTCGTACAAATATCCATTCCAACAAATAGAGAAGACTCCATAGTGCAGCGGCGTAAAATGGAAATGACACTCCCCAATAGATCTTGATGCGGTCGAAGTGGGAACCCTCTCCCAAAAGAAGGTCGAGAAAGCCAATGGCTGGTATATATAAACAATCCATTATCTTGTCAAATGCTGTTAAATCGTCCTGTGATGACACAAACCGAAAGCTGGTACTCATCGCAAAAACAATGCACATCGACAGGCAACATGAAATTAGGAATCGAAGAATTTTACGCTTGTTCATCTGATGTTGACCCCAAAATCCCGACGCACCCTAGCTTTGTCAATGTCCCATTATCTAGCCTA is from Acidobacteriota bacterium and encodes:
- a CDS encoding type II toxin-antitoxin system RelE/ParE family toxin, with the protein product MHVREQIADVPDDLQRNPRPPGGKKLVGTTGYRVRMGDYRILYTIDDASSVVRVYRIGHRREIYR
- a CDS encoding PDZ domain-containing protein, which produces MRFPHASHAVLLLAGLAGAWLVFRLPAHPTITEAAGTVVSIGETAGQTAPSLAPPSASAAGLREGWNTRAAVRYLLGSLQRGERFRAYRLAGIIADPSAQGASRAVIEDLEAGTTRAYAVPDPLPDGSRLAAIRSNYVVLEKNGVRKRLRLHSRRGARNGPDAPEATGAEGYRKIGEREFDLNPYRVFGGDPDRVLDFSLKAALRGDSMEGVRISGLDPAGPAHRLGLREGDVLLAVNGRPVDSLLDGVRACLDAHGSDDVEIRLRRAGRPVTLTYHLFWQGRGSWTAATVLRSRAVASLLDDASVLHLF
- a CDS encoding DUF4926 domain-containing protein — translated: MSESIKLLDVVALTDELPARKLRRGQVGTVVELLGQDVFEVEFADNDGRAYASLALKEDQLLVLHYKPREAA